Proteins encoded together in one Synechococcus sp. BL107 window:
- the pstA gene encoding phosphate ABC transporter permease PstA — protein sequence MNINNAGLITRQKQLNYKPNIKRNLGNRFMTGLAALFSIVAVLPLILVLGYVLLKGASKISISLFTELPPPPGLEGGGIGNAIIGTFVVTFVAALFAIPIGVGGGIYLAEYSRSDWFAQFIRFGTNVLSGVPSIIAGVFIYGTLVTTRLIFGNAYSAVAGGLALSILMIPTVIKTTDEGLKLVPDDLRRGALGVGASRFITITRITLPAAFTPIATGVVLAIARAAGETAPLIFTALFSPYWADLLSVDGWFSSIATLSVLIYNFSIMPLEVQNELAWAASFVLVALILALNLFARWLGRVASR from the coding sequence ATGAACATCAATAATGCTGGTCTTATCACAAGACAAAAACAACTTAACTACAAACCAAATATCAAGCGTAATCTTGGCAACCGATTTATGACAGGACTGGCAGCACTGTTTTCAATCGTTGCTGTTCTGCCATTAATTCTTGTCTTGGGTTACGTATTACTCAAGGGTGCCTCGAAAATCAGCATCAGCCTCTTTACCGAACTGCCACCACCCCCTGGGCTAGAAGGAGGTGGAATCGGAAATGCAATCATTGGAACATTTGTGGTTACATTTGTTGCAGCATTATTTGCAATTCCGATAGGCGTTGGCGGAGGAATTTATTTGGCAGAATATTCAAGATCTGATTGGTTTGCACAATTTATCCGCTTCGGAACCAACGTTCTTTCTGGAGTGCCATCCATCATTGCTGGCGTATTTATATACGGAACACTCGTAACGACCAGACTGATATTTGGAAATGCCTACAGCGCCGTTGCAGGCGGATTAGCACTTTCAATCCTAATGATTCCAACCGTCATTAAAACAACGGATGAAGGATTAAAGCTGGTGCCAGACGATCTTCGTCGTGGGGCCTTGGGCGTTGGGGCCTCTCGATTCATCACGATCACTCGGATCACATTGCCAGCGGCATTTACACCGATTGCGACTGGGGTGGTGCTTGCCATTGCAAGGGCAGCAGGCGAAACAGCACCTCTTATCTTCACGGCATTATTTTCTCCCTACTGGGCAGATCTATTGTCAGTGGACGGGTGGTTTTCGTCGATTGCCACATTATCAGTCTTAATTTATAATTTTTCGATCATGCCCCTTGAAGTGCAAAATGAATTGGCTTGGGCTGCTTCTTTTGTCCTCGTAGCATTAATTTTGGCCCTCAATTTATTTGCGCGCTGGCTTGGACGGGTCGCATCCAGATGA
- the pstC gene encoding phosphate ABC transporter permease subunit PstC, translated as MSSNLDDQYRLRKRPQSEKLVDSGFKNLAVILASVVALVLFAILFVVFQGGLPSMLRYGWEFLITSDWNPVDDEYGAGAAIYGTLVTSILSLFIAIPLGVGTAIFITENIIPQKIRNFIGLMVELLAAVPSVVLGLWAIFVMEPFIRPGLEMLYTYFGWIPLFSSPPMGPGTLPAVLILVVMILPIITAITRDSLQQVPERLTQAAYGIGTTRWGAITNVTLPAAISGIVGGVMLALGRAMGETMAVTMIIGNSNNFSFSLLAPGNTISAMLANQFGEADGSQVSSLMYAAFVLMIMTLAVNILAQLLVKRLSLKY; from the coding sequence ATGTCCAGCAACTTGGACGATCAGTACCGACTCCGCAAACGACCGCAGTCCGAAAAGCTGGTGGACTCGGGTTTCAAAAACTTGGCGGTGATCCTGGCGTCGGTCGTGGCCCTTGTCCTGTTCGCCATTTTGTTCGTGGTGTTTCAGGGGGGCCTGCCATCCATGCTTCGGTATGGCTGGGAGTTTTTAATCACGTCTGATTGGAACCCCGTCGATGATGAATACGGGGCTGGGGCCGCAATTTACGGCACATTAGTGACCTCGATCTTGTCACTCTTCATTGCCATTCCATTGGGGGTTGGAACGGCAATATTCATTACAGAAAACATTATTCCGCAAAAAATAAGAAACTTTATCGGATTGATGGTGGAGTTATTAGCAGCAGTTCCATCAGTAGTTCTCGGCTTATGGGCCATCTTTGTGATGGAGCCATTCATTCGGCCAGGCCTCGAAATGCTGTACACCTATTTTGGCTGGATCCCCCTATTTAGCTCTCCACCAATGGGGCCAGGAACCTTGCCAGCCGTGTTGATTTTAGTGGTGATGATTCTACCAATCATCACCGCAATCACCCGTGATTCGCTTCAACAAGTTCCTGAACGATTAACTCAGGCAGCCTATGGAATCGGAACCACTCGCTGGGGCGCGATTACCAACGTAACCTTACCTGCAGCAATCTCTGGCATCGTCGGAGGCGTGATGCTTGCCCTAGGCCGAGCGATGGGCGAAACGATGGCAGTAACAATGATTATTGGAAACTCAAATAATTTTAGTTTCTCCTTATTGGCACCTGGCAATACAATTTCTGCAATGCTTGCCAACCAATTTGGTGAGGCTGATGGATCGCAGGTTTCATCATTGATGTATGCCGCCTTCGTACTTATGATCATGACATTGGCCGTCAACATTTTGGCGCAGCTGCTTGTGAAACGGCTCAGCCTCAAATACTGA
- the dnaK gene encoding molecular chaperone DnaK: protein MGRIVGIDLGTTNSVVAVLEAGRPHVIANAEGGRTTPSVVGYSKDQELLVGQLARRQLVLSPRNTFSNLKRFVGRDWDELDDSSLSVPYTVRANDRGQVRVPCPVTEREYAPEELVASIIRKLVDDASTYLGETVEAAVVTVPAYFNDAQRQATRDAGRLAGISVERILNEPTAAALAYGFDRSAVRRVLVFDLGGGTFDVSLLRIANGVFDVKSTNGDTQLGGNDFDQRIVDWLADAFQKEHSIDLRRDRQALQRLTEAAEKAKQELSGVLTTPISLPFIATGTEGPLHIETNLDRPTFEGLCPDLLDRLLNPVQAALRDSGWAPDDIDDVVLVGGGTRMPMVQQLVRTLVPIDPCQSVNPDEVVAIGAAVQAGILTGELRDLLLNDVTPLSLGLETVGGLMKVLIPRNTPIPVRQSDVFSTSEANQSSVEIHIWQGERQMASDNKSLGRFRLSGIPPAPRGVPQVQVAFDIDANGLLQVSATDRTTGRKQSVSIQGGSNLNEEEVTALLAEAEARADEDRRKRNQIERRNRAQTLLSQAERRLRDAALELGPYGAERQQRSVEMAIRDVQDCLAADDLQEIDLSVSGLEEALFGLNRRLSAERQSDGSPLQGIRSTLGSLKDELFSDDWDDDPWGAPSRPPDRSRGLNRRDASAWDDDIYR, encoded by the coding sequence ATGGGTCGGATCGTCGGAATCGATCTAGGGACCACCAATTCGGTTGTTGCCGTTTTGGAGGCCGGTCGCCCCCATGTCATTGCCAATGCTGAAGGTGGGCGCACCACGCCATCCGTTGTTGGTTACAGCAAAGATCAAGAACTTTTAGTTGGTCAACTTGCCAGACGACAGCTGGTCTTGAGCCCACGCAATACCTTTTCCAATCTCAAGCGTTTTGTGGGCCGCGATTGGGATGAGTTGGACGACAGCAGTCTTTCCGTTCCCTACACCGTTCGGGCCAATGACCGTGGTCAGGTGCGCGTGCCCTGCCCTGTGACCGAGAGGGAATATGCACCGGAGGAGTTGGTCGCAAGCATCATTCGAAAGTTGGTCGACGATGCCTCGACTTACTTAGGTGAAACCGTTGAAGCCGCAGTGGTGACGGTTCCGGCTTACTTCAACGATGCGCAACGGCAGGCAACCCGTGATGCCGGTCGGTTGGCTGGTATTTCCGTTGAGCGAATTTTGAATGAACCCACAGCCGCAGCATTGGCCTACGGCTTTGATCGCAGTGCAGTCCGTCGTGTTCTCGTCTTCGATCTTGGTGGTGGCACCTTCGATGTGTCGTTGCTTCGAATTGCCAATGGTGTTTTTGATGTCAAATCAACAAATGGTGATACCCAACTCGGTGGCAACGATTTCGACCAGCGCATCGTTGATTGGCTCGCTGATGCCTTTCAGAAGGAACACTCCATTGACTTGCGACGCGATCGACAGGCCTTGCAACGGCTCACCGAGGCCGCGGAAAAGGCAAAACAAGAACTCTCTGGCGTCCTAACGACTCCCATCTCTTTGCCGTTTATCGCGACGGGAACTGAGGGCCCACTCCATATCGAAACCAACCTGGACCGACCCACCTTTGAAGGACTTTGTCCGGACCTCCTCGACCGTTTGCTGAATCCGGTTCAGGCTGCATTGCGCGATTCCGGTTGGGCACCGGATGACATTGACGATGTGGTGTTGGTGGGGGGTGGCACCCGGATGCCGATGGTTCAACAACTGGTGCGGACCCTTGTTCCGATTGACCCTTGCCAGTCGGTCAACCCCGATGAAGTGGTGGCCATTGGTGCCGCGGTCCAGGCCGGGATCCTCACTGGGGAACTGCGAGATCTGCTGCTGAACGATGTGACACCGCTCTCCCTTGGTCTGGAAACAGTGGGAGGTTTGATGAAGGTTTTGATTCCCCGTAATACCCCCATCCCCGTGCGCCAATCCGATGTGTTCAGCACCTCGGAAGCGAACCAATCGTCCGTTGAAATTCATATCTGGCAAGGTGAACGCCAGATGGCATCCGATAACAAGTCGTTAGGACGCTTCCGCCTCTCAGGAATCCCCCCAGCCCCCCGTGGCGTTCCCCAGGTGCAAGTGGCCTTTGATATCGATGCCAATGGTTTGCTTCAGGTCAGTGCCACGGACCGAACGACGGGCCGAAAACAATCGGTGTCGATTCAGGGTGGTTCGAATCTCAATGAAGAGGAGGTGACGGCTCTCCTTGCTGAGGCTGAGGCAAGAGCTGATGAAGATCGCCGCAAACGCAATCAGATTGAGCGGCGCAATCGAGCTCAAACCCTTCTATCCCAAGCTGAGCGGCGGTTGCGTGATGCGGCGCTTGAACTGGGTCCCTATGGGGCAGAACGTCAGCAGAGATCCGTGGAAATGGCCATCCGTGATGTGCAGGACTGTTTGGCCGCGGACGACCTTCAAGAGATTGACCTCAGCGTGAGTGGTTTGGAGGAAGCATTATTTGGTTTGAACCGACGCCTCTCGGCTGAGCGTCAATCCGATGGAAGTCCTCTTCAGGGCATCCGTAGCACCCTCGGTTCCCTGAAGGATGAATTGTTCTCCGATGATTGGGATGACGACCCTTGGGGTGCCCCCAGTCGTCCGCCCGACCGGAGCCGCGGGTTGAATCGGCGTGATGCATCCGCTTGGGACGATGACATCTACCGCTAA
- a CDS encoding DnaJ C-terminal domain-containing protein, with the protein MTSTANPDYWSLLGIRPDSDAAQLKRAFRREARRWHPDLNGNDPVAEERFKLVNEAYAVLNDPRRRDAWQRGGAVVEADDNPFTTGFPDFEDYLDVIFGRRERREDPAAESEPEPDVMPWQASDGEAATERPVAAPAPPPPVLAVEDLESVVELTPDQALLGTQVELTLGDGTLIQLDTPPFAGDGWRLRLEGVAPGGRDHFLQLRVITEEGLRVDGLRVHYKLELFPPDAALGCAVDVPTLDGPVTLQVPPGSSSGRLLRLRGRGLSMDEQLGDQLVEVVVVIPSDLGEDERALYRRLQELAVESEIQ; encoded by the coding sequence ATGACATCTACCGCTAACCCTGATTATTGGTCCCTGCTTGGGATCCGTCCCGATAGCGATGCGGCGCAGCTCAAACGAGCTTTCCGTCGGGAAGCGCGACGTTGGCATCCGGATCTCAATGGAAATGATCCAGTAGCCGAAGAGCGGTTCAAGCTCGTGAATGAGGCGTATGCGGTTCTCAATGACCCACGACGGCGGGATGCGTGGCAGCGGGGCGGAGCTGTTGTAGAAGCCGACGACAATCCATTCACGACAGGTTTTCCTGATTTTGAGGATTACCTCGATGTGATTTTTGGGAGGCGAGAACGTCGTGAAGACCCTGCTGCTGAATCTGAGCCCGAACCAGACGTCATGCCCTGGCAGGCGAGTGATGGTGAAGCGGCTACAGAACGGCCCGTGGCAGCACCCGCACCACCACCGCCCGTCTTGGCCGTGGAAGATCTGGAATCTGTTGTGGAGCTCACCCCTGACCAAGCCCTTCTGGGTACCCAGGTGGAACTCACGCTTGGCGATGGAACGCTGATTCAGCTCGATACCCCACCCTTTGCCGGTGATGGCTGGCGCTTGCGTCTCGAGGGGGTGGCTCCGGGTGGGCGAGATCATTTTTTGCAGCTGCGTGTGATCACCGAAGAGGGGCTGCGAGTGGATGGCCTTCGGGTGCACTACAAGTTGGAACTTTTCCCCCCTGATGCGGCCCTCGGCTGTGCCGTTGATGTGCCCACCCTGGATGGCCCTGTCACCTTGCAGGTTCCTCCTGGTTCCTCGAGTGGTCGGCTTTTACGTCTGCGGGGACGGGGCCTATCCATGGATGAGCAACTGGGGGACCAGTTGGTTGAAGTGGTGGTGGTGATCCCGTCGGACTTGGGAGAAGATGAACGGGCGCTCTATCGGCGCTTGCAGGAGCTAGCGGTCGAATCTGAGATCCAGTGA